One segment of Labrus mixtus chromosome 10, fLabMix1.1, whole genome shotgun sequence DNA contains the following:
- the LOC132982000 gene encoding protocadherin alpha-C2-like isoform X3 yields the protein MVRHNRMPFGRRCVSLLIFLSAIINVVYTVTHYSVPEEMEEGSVVANLATDLGLDVKTIKGRKMRIDVVGNKKYLDINKDTGELFISERIDREFLCAIKTTESCFLRLDATIENPIRMFNIEVEITDINDNAPHFRRGTMHLDISESSPVGERFSLNNAADPDIGANSVKNYHLSASEHFSIEIQTGRDGTKFADLILKKALDREQQAVHNLMLTAVDGGVPTRTGTASIIVRVLDVNDNAPSFDKDKYVVEVMENSPIGSLVMKVNATDLDEGSNSDIMYSYSLYTSERTQQVFNLNSENGEIRVKEMINYEDFNIYEMEIIASDKGPNSLSGQCKLTIQVTDMNDNHPEISIKSFQSPIKENEPIDTVIAVVSVSDKDSGDNGVVDLHIPDNMPFKLRESSDNYYELVVSEPLDREKVPEYDITFTVTDRGSPPLSDNETMTLELLDVNDNVPLFSQSFYTIRVMENNAPGALLSSLTAFDPDLHENQYLVYFILEKEIANTSMSMLFSINPENGNLYALKTFDYEIENDFLFHIEARDSGSPPLSSNVTVHIIIVDQNDNAPVIVSPWRAHGSVVEEKIPRSTDKGSLVAKVIALDTDSVHNSRITYQFLQVTDATLFSLDQYNGEIRTMRMFSYRDPRHQRLVVIAKDNGEPALSATVTIKLSTMETAVKAFSDMTEVPLEYDIFSDLNLYLVIGLGSVSFLLLITILVTIVLKCQKVKPSKAAAPCRNSVISERNSTIADSTLVSNDAYWYSLFLAETRKGKLVVRQPVPKGSRYIVSSLPRGTGLTDTSDSAASTLQYPK from the coding sequence ATGGTGCGCCACAATCGAATGCCGTTTGGGAGAAGGTGCGTCTCGTTATTGATCTTTCTGTCAGCGATCATAAACGTTGTATACACCGTCACACATTATTCTGTTCCCGAAGAAATGGAAGAAGGCTCTGTTGTTGCCAATTTAGCAACTGACCTGGGACTAGACGTGAAGACAATAAAGGGAAGGAAAATGCGCATCGACGTTGTGGGTAACAAGAAGTACCTCGATATCAACAAAGACACAGGAGAGCTGTTTATTTCAGAGAGAATTGACCGAGAGTTTTTATGCGCAATAAAGACAACTGAATCGTGCTTTCTAAGATTGGACGCTACTATCGAGAATCCAATTCGAATGTTTAATATAGAAGTAGAAATCACGGATATTAATGATAACGCTCCTCATTTTAGAAGAGGAACGATGCATCTGGACATTTCTGAGTCAAGCCCTGTTGGAGAGAGATTCTCACTGAATAATGCTGCGGACCCGGATATTGGAGCCAATTCTGTAAAAAACTACCACCTGAGCGCGAGTGAACATTTCTCCATTGAGATTCAGACTGGACGAGACGGGACAAAGTTTGCAGATCTGATTCTGAAAAAAGCTTTAGATAGAGAGCAGCAGGCTGTTCATAATCTAATGCTCACTGCTGTGGACGGTGGAGTCCCCACGCGCACAGGTACAGCCAGCATAATTGTTCGCGTGCTCGATGTGAACGACAACGCCCCTTCATTCGACAAAGACAAATATGTAGTAGAAGTGATGGAAAACTCCCCAATTGGCAGTCTAGTTATGAAAGTAAACGCAACTGATTTAGACGAGGGTTCTAATTCTGATATAATGTATTCATACAGTTTGTATACATCAGAGAGAACACAGCAGGTGTTTAATCTGAATTCAGAAAATGGTGAAATCAGAGTGAAAGAGATGATAAATTATGAagactttaatatttatgaaaTGGAGATTATTGCCAGTGACAAGGGGCCTAACTCATTATCTGGACAGTGTAAACTGACAATACAGGTGACAGATATGAATGACAACCATCCAGAAATATCCATCAAATCATTTCAGAGTCCGATCAAAGAAAATGAACCAATAGACACAGTGATAGCTGTAGTTAGTGTCAGTGACAAAGACTCAGGTGACAATGGGGTGGTTGATCTTCATATTCCTGATAATATGCCTTTCAAACTGAGGGAGTCCTCTGATAACTATTATGAATTAGTGGTGTCAGAGCCGTTAGACCGTGAGAAGGTCCCAGAATATGACATCACTTTCACTGTGACAGACAGAGGTTCTCCTCCTTTATCTGACAATGAAACTATGACGTTAGAGCTGCTGGATGTCAATGACAATGTGCCTCTGTTCTCTCAGTCATTTTACACGATACGTGTGATGGAGAATAACGCACCTGGGGCCCTGCTCAGCTCCCTCACTGCCTTTGACCCTGACCTTCATGAAAACCAGTATCTAGTTTATTTCATCCTCGAGAAGGAGATAGCCAACACCTCCATGTCCATGCTGTTCTCCATCAACCCAGAGAACGGCAATCTTTACGCACTGAAAACTTTTGACTATGAGATTGAgaatgattttcttttccacATCGAGGCCAGAGACTCTGGCTCTCCTCCACTCAGCAGTAACGTCACGGTCCACATCATCATTGTGGACCAGAACGACAACGCTCCGGTCATTGTGTCTCCATGGCGCGCACATGGCTCGGTGGTGGAGGAAAAGATCCCCAGGTCCACCGATAAAGGCTCTCTGGTTGCCAAGGTGATAGCCTTAGATACAGACTCGGTGCACAACTCTCGGATTACCTACCAGTTTCTACAGGTGACTGACGCCACCTTGTTCAGTCTGGACCAGTACAACGGAGAGATCCGGACTATGAGGATGTTCAGCTACAGAGACCCACGTCACCAGAGACTGGTTGTTATTGCTAAAGACAATGGGGAGCCCGCTCTGTCTGCTACAGTCACCATCAAGCTGTCCACAATGGAGACTGCCGTTAAGGCCTTCTCTGACATGACTGAGGTACCTCTGGAGTACGACATCTTCTCAGACCTGAACCTGTATTTGGTCATCGGTCTGGGCTCGGTGTCATTTCTCCTGCTCATCACCATATTGGTCACCATCGTGCTCAAGTGTCAGAAAGTCAAGCCCAGCAAAGCTGCTGCTCCCTGCAGGAACAGTGTGATCAGTGAGAGGAACTCCACCATCGCAGACTCCACTCTGGTCTCCAACGATGCTTACTGGTACAGTCTGTTTCTAGCAGAGACCAGGAAAGGAAAGCTGGTGGTCAGACAGCCTGTGCCAAAGGGCTCCAGATACATTGTGTCT
- the LOC132982000 gene encoding protocadherin alpha-C2-like isoform X1, which produces MVRHNRMPFGRRCVSLLIFLSAIINVVYTVTHYSVPEEMEEGSVVANLATDLGLDVKTIKGRKMRIDVVGNKKYLDINKDTGELFISERIDREFLCAIKTTESCFLRLDATIENPIRMFNIEVEITDINDNAPHFRRGTMHLDISESSPVGERFSLNNAADPDIGANSVKNYHLSASEHFSIEIQTGRDGTKFADLILKKALDREQQAVHNLMLTAVDGGVPTRTGTASIIVRVLDVNDNAPSFDKDKYVVEVMENSPIGSLVMKVNATDLDEGSNSDIMYSYSLYTSERTQQVFNLNSENGEIRVKEMINYEDFNIYEMEIIASDKGPNSLSGQCKLTIQVTDMNDNHPEISIKSFQSPIKENEPIDTVIAVVSVSDKDSGDNGVVDLHIPDNMPFKLRESSDNYYELVVSEPLDREKVPEYDITFTVTDRGSPPLSDNETMTLELLDVNDNVPLFSQSFYTIRVMENNAPGALLSSLTAFDPDLHENQYLVYFILEKEIANTSMSMLFSINPENGNLYALKTFDYEIENDFLFHIEARDSGSPPLSSNVTVHIIIVDQNDNAPVIVSPWRAHGSVVEEKIPRSTDKGSLVAKVIALDTDSVHNSRITYQFLQVTDATLFSLDQYNGEIRTMRMFSYRDPRHQRLVVIAKDNGEPALSATVTIKLSTMETAVKAFSDMTEVPLEYDIFSDLNLYLVIGLGSVSFLLLITILVTIVLKCQKVKPSKAAAPCRNSVISERNSTIADSTLVSNDAYWYSLFLAETRKGKLVVRQPVPKGSRYIVSSLPRGTGLTDTSDSAASTLQASTTSSSSST; this is translated from the coding sequence ATGGTGCGCCACAATCGAATGCCGTTTGGGAGAAGGTGCGTCTCGTTATTGATCTTTCTGTCAGCGATCATAAACGTTGTATACACCGTCACACATTATTCTGTTCCCGAAGAAATGGAAGAAGGCTCTGTTGTTGCCAATTTAGCAACTGACCTGGGACTAGACGTGAAGACAATAAAGGGAAGGAAAATGCGCATCGACGTTGTGGGTAACAAGAAGTACCTCGATATCAACAAAGACACAGGAGAGCTGTTTATTTCAGAGAGAATTGACCGAGAGTTTTTATGCGCAATAAAGACAACTGAATCGTGCTTTCTAAGATTGGACGCTACTATCGAGAATCCAATTCGAATGTTTAATATAGAAGTAGAAATCACGGATATTAATGATAACGCTCCTCATTTTAGAAGAGGAACGATGCATCTGGACATTTCTGAGTCAAGCCCTGTTGGAGAGAGATTCTCACTGAATAATGCTGCGGACCCGGATATTGGAGCCAATTCTGTAAAAAACTACCACCTGAGCGCGAGTGAACATTTCTCCATTGAGATTCAGACTGGACGAGACGGGACAAAGTTTGCAGATCTGATTCTGAAAAAAGCTTTAGATAGAGAGCAGCAGGCTGTTCATAATCTAATGCTCACTGCTGTGGACGGTGGAGTCCCCACGCGCACAGGTACAGCCAGCATAATTGTTCGCGTGCTCGATGTGAACGACAACGCCCCTTCATTCGACAAAGACAAATATGTAGTAGAAGTGATGGAAAACTCCCCAATTGGCAGTCTAGTTATGAAAGTAAACGCAACTGATTTAGACGAGGGTTCTAATTCTGATATAATGTATTCATACAGTTTGTATACATCAGAGAGAACACAGCAGGTGTTTAATCTGAATTCAGAAAATGGTGAAATCAGAGTGAAAGAGATGATAAATTATGAagactttaatatttatgaaaTGGAGATTATTGCCAGTGACAAGGGGCCTAACTCATTATCTGGACAGTGTAAACTGACAATACAGGTGACAGATATGAATGACAACCATCCAGAAATATCCATCAAATCATTTCAGAGTCCGATCAAAGAAAATGAACCAATAGACACAGTGATAGCTGTAGTTAGTGTCAGTGACAAAGACTCAGGTGACAATGGGGTGGTTGATCTTCATATTCCTGATAATATGCCTTTCAAACTGAGGGAGTCCTCTGATAACTATTATGAATTAGTGGTGTCAGAGCCGTTAGACCGTGAGAAGGTCCCAGAATATGACATCACTTTCACTGTGACAGACAGAGGTTCTCCTCCTTTATCTGACAATGAAACTATGACGTTAGAGCTGCTGGATGTCAATGACAATGTGCCTCTGTTCTCTCAGTCATTTTACACGATACGTGTGATGGAGAATAACGCACCTGGGGCCCTGCTCAGCTCCCTCACTGCCTTTGACCCTGACCTTCATGAAAACCAGTATCTAGTTTATTTCATCCTCGAGAAGGAGATAGCCAACACCTCCATGTCCATGCTGTTCTCCATCAACCCAGAGAACGGCAATCTTTACGCACTGAAAACTTTTGACTATGAGATTGAgaatgattttcttttccacATCGAGGCCAGAGACTCTGGCTCTCCTCCACTCAGCAGTAACGTCACGGTCCACATCATCATTGTGGACCAGAACGACAACGCTCCGGTCATTGTGTCTCCATGGCGCGCACATGGCTCGGTGGTGGAGGAAAAGATCCCCAGGTCCACCGATAAAGGCTCTCTGGTTGCCAAGGTGATAGCCTTAGATACAGACTCGGTGCACAACTCTCGGATTACCTACCAGTTTCTACAGGTGACTGACGCCACCTTGTTCAGTCTGGACCAGTACAACGGAGAGATCCGGACTATGAGGATGTTCAGCTACAGAGACCCACGTCACCAGAGACTGGTTGTTATTGCTAAAGACAATGGGGAGCCCGCTCTGTCTGCTACAGTCACCATCAAGCTGTCCACAATGGAGACTGCCGTTAAGGCCTTCTCTGACATGACTGAGGTACCTCTGGAGTACGACATCTTCTCAGACCTGAACCTGTATTTGGTCATCGGTCTGGGCTCGGTGTCATTTCTCCTGCTCATCACCATATTGGTCACCATCGTGCTCAAGTGTCAGAAAGTCAAGCCCAGCAAAGCTGCTGCTCCCTGCAGGAACAGTGTGATCAGTGAGAGGAACTCCACCATCGCAGACTCCACTCTGGTCTCCAACGATGCTTACTGGTACAGTCTGTTTCTAGCAGAGACCAGGAAAGGAAAGCTGGTGGTCAGACAGCCTGTGCCAAAGGGCTCCAGATACATTGTGTCT